DNA sequence from the Blastomonas fulva genome:
AATGTTTCGCCGCATTGCAAGCGCACCTGTGCATAACACCACAGACAGCCCATAAATTTTATGTTTAGATCACGATCCCAAGATGAGAAGGCAACGAGTCGAAGGAGACATACATGCTGCAAGACAGTCATACGCAAGCTCTCATGGCCAAGCATGCCGGGATTGAACGGATGATCCACGACGAGGAACGCAGGCCGGCGCCCGATACCGCGCTGATTGCCAAGCTCAAGAAGCAGAAACTGCGCATCAAGGAAGAGATCAGCCTGCATTGATCAACTGATCTGATCTAGAGCGGACCGGGGCAGATCCCGGACGCCAAATCCAAGCCCGGCGCGTCTGACGAGGGGTCAGATCGCGCGCCGGGCGACGGGGAGGGGCGAAAATGCCCTCCGCCAGCTGGAGCAACGGCTCGCTGGACATGATTCCTTCCCATCAAGGGCAATTCACACCAGGGGCAGAATGCACGTGCGGGCGAATGCGGTCCGCGCGATGCAGGCGTGGCTGCGTATGGGGCAGCGCAGCGGCCATGGACAGCCAATCTGATATGGTGTACCAATACAGCAACACACATCAAGGAAGGGGGGGCATGAGTTCGGACCGCATGACAGTATTCGGCCTTTTCAGGACGCGCATGATGCTGGGTGTGGGGATAGCGCTTTGCGCCCTGCCTGTATCCGCGCAGTCCTATCGTCCCAGCTTCGATCCCAGCGCCCTGAAGCTGCCCGCCAGCAGCACGCCGAATGAGGTGCTGGTCCTCGGCACGCCGCACCTGTCCGGGCTTCCCGACAGCTTCACGCCCGACATGCTCGCGCCATTGCTCGACCGGCTCGCCGCGTGGCGTCCAACGGCGATTGCGACCGAGGACCTTTCCGGCCTGCAGTGCGACAGTCTGCGCCGCTATCCTTCACGGTACGCAGAGACGGTAAAGACCTACTGCTTCGATCCCGCTCCAGCGGGGCAAGCCACCGGGCTCGACGTTCCAGCGGCCAATGCCGAGGCGGAACGCCTGCTCGCCGCGTGGCCGGCAGCACCCGCCCCCGCGCAGCGTCGGCAGCTGGCAGCGATATTCCTCGCTTCGGGCGAACGCGGGTCGGCGCTGGTGCAGTGGCTCAGGCTGCCAGCCGAGGAACGCCGAGCAGGAGACGGCCTGACCGACGCTCTTGTCACCACGCTGGAGAAAGCCCGGACGCGGCGCAACGAGACCTATCTGGTCGCTGCCACGCTTGCCGCGCGGCTTGGGCTCGAGCGGCTGTGGAGCGTCGACGATCACTCTGCGGACTCGCCTGGACCTGTCGTCCCAGAAGAGATCCAGGCAAATGAAGCAGCGATCATGAAGGCCTGGGACAACCCGGCAACTTGCGCACGTCGGGCCGAAAGCGAGCAGCTGACCGCAAGACTGGCGCAGCCCGATGCCCTGCTGAACCTCTACCGCGCCTATAACGCACCCGACGCGCCCATGCTCGTTTATCGATCGGATTTCGGGGCCGCTCTGGCCGAGCCGTCGCCCCAGGGCTTTGGCAGGCAATATGTCGGTTATTGGGAAACGCGGAATTTGCGCATGGTGGCAAATATGCGCGACATCATCGGTCGCTATCCGGGAACGCGCCTGCTGACCATCGTCGGCGCATCGCACAAGGGCTATTACGAAGCGTATCTGAATCAAATGCACGACGTCCATCTGGCCGATGCCGGTGCGGTTCTTCGCTAGGGCTTAATCCGGAACCCATGCATCGCACTTTGGTGCGCGCGGGTTTTT
Encoded proteins:
- a CDS encoding YdcH family protein; the protein is MLQDSHTQALMAKHAGIERMIHDEERRPAPDTALIAKLKKQKLRIKEEISLH
- a CDS encoding DUF5694 domain-containing protein, translated to MSSDRMTVFGLFRTRMMLGVGIALCALPVSAQSYRPSFDPSALKLPASSTPNEVLVLGTPHLSGLPDSFTPDMLAPLLDRLAAWRPTAIATEDLSGLQCDSLRRYPSRYAETVKTYCFDPAPAGQATGLDVPAANAEAERLLAAWPAAPAPAQRRQLAAIFLASGERGSALVQWLRLPAEERRAGDGLTDALVTTLEKARTRRNETYLVAATLAARLGLERLWSVDDHSADSPGPVVPEEIQANEAAIMKAWDNPATCARRAESEQLTARLAQPDALLNLYRAYNAPDAPMLVYRSDFGAALAEPSPQGFGRQYVGYWETRNLRMVANMRDIIGRYPGTRLLTIVGASHKGYYEAYLNQMHDVHLADAGAVLR